The Hevea brasiliensis isolate MT/VB/25A 57/8 chromosome 1, ASM3005281v1, whole genome shotgun sequence genome has a window encoding:
- the LOC110634936 gene encoding receptor-like protein Cf-9 homolog: MSLDPLDNQNLMLDTIVFNKLVQNLPNLREVDLSYANMFLAEPISLMNLSSSLSSLQLMDCGLQGEFPGKLLQRPKLRVLDLRGNDRCLPRSNWSCSLETLYLSYTKIAIHLEHDLISNLRSVKRLSLGGMNNFHGSIRTSFSNNNSFMYLNFNGNLLEGRIPSSITNCKNLEVLDIGNNKIDDTFPIFWQTLKQLQVLILQSNKLYGSLKDAIGNYSFSKLRIFDISSNSSSGPWPLEYFISLEAMIVPNQEIEYMRVGSYEYYVHVIWKEWRD, encoded by the exons ATGTCGCTTGATCCATTAGATAATCAAAACTTGATGCTAGATACAATCGTGTTCAACAAACTTGTTCAAAATCTACCAAATCTAAGAGAAGTTGATCTGAGTTATGCAAATATGTTTTTGGCTGAACCTATTTCCTTGATGAATTTGTCTTCTTCATTGTCTTCTCTCCAACTCATGGATTGTGGATTACAAGGGGAATTCCCAGGCAAATTACTTCAAAGGCCAAAGCTTCGAGTGCTCGATTTAAGGGGAAATGACCGTTGTTTGCCAAGGTCCAATTGGAGTTGTTCCCTTGAGACACTGTATCTTTCTTATACAAAAATTGCAATACATTTAGAACATGACCTTATTAGTAATCTAAGGTCTGTGAAAAGATTGTCTCTTGGAG GCATGAACAATTTCCATGGAAGTATCCGTACATCATTTTCAAACAATAACAGCTTTATGTATTTGAACTTTAATGGCAATCTATTAGAAGGGCGAATTCCTTCATCCATCACCAATTGCAAAAATTTAGAAGTTTTGGATATTGGCAACAATAAGATAGATGATACCTTCCCTATTTTTTGGCAAACTCTTAAACAACTACAGGTTCTTATTCTACAATCCAACAAACTGTATGGATCTCTGAAAGATGCAATCGGCAATTATTCCTTCTCTAAGTTGCGAATTTTTGACATTTCCAGCAATAGTTCTAGTGGACCTTGGCCACTTGAGTACTTCATTAGTCTTGAAGCCATGATAGTTCCAAATCAAGAGATTGAATACATGCGAGTAGGCAGTTACGAATATTATGTGCACGTGATATGGAAAGAATGGAGAGATTGA